TAGAAAAGTGGAGTTGTGTTGCTGGAAACCTGTTTATATCACACAAAGCCAAGTGACCTCAGTTACCGTGAACTTGTCGTTAACTCGACGgtgtcaataaaaacaaactacagaTGAATTTCAATGAATTTCAGCtccatttaaaatgatattaaaCAATTAACGTTACTACGCTGTTGTGTTACCAAAATCTGCTTCAGCATTATTAAGGCTTCATATTAATATAGATTACATACTTTATGGCATTTTCTGATCAATTCaactcctttttattttgtgatacatttttatttctctctgtagaAATGGCTTTAGTTTTTTCATAGTTTATCTTGGTATacagatattatatatatataaattatcTTTGAGTACTTTTGGTACAATATCAACTCTAATGTACTGTGGATAAAGATGGTTTGAAACACATCCATAGTACTCAAGTAAATTATGAACctaaacaaaatcataaaaactgtttttctttgttaagtTAACTTCAGAAGGGGCTTTGAAAGCTTTCTAACATCTTAAACTAGgattaaactaaacaaatccACCCGTTAACTGTAGGTTTCCTCACTGTCTcattgttcctcacttgtaagtcacttaaACGCATctactaaataactaaatgtaaaatgtaaatgtagtggaggaaagtatatatatatatatatctatatttcaCCATGAACTGTAGttggtaaaagtaaaagtgggAATACCTCAATAAATTACAGCTACCTCTGTCAGTCTTGCTGAAGGTTCTCTGTCCTCCCAGGTTCCCCACTAGTTCCTTCAAACAGCTACCTGGAGGagaagtgaaacatttcaaactaagAAGTAATAAAATCCACTTCACACGACTCAGCCTCCAGAGAACtagagtaaatgtactcagttactttTCTCCACTCATTGCGGTGGTTGTATGTTAATTCACCTGTGGAGACAGTGATGTGTAGCATGTCGTCTCCCTACAGGGTCATGTCCAGGTTGGCCGTGGTCTGTGGGGGTTCCAGGGGCATAGGGAGGGCCGTGTCCCGCCTGCTGGCGGAGAGAGGCTGCAGGTTGGCTGTTGTCTCCAGGAATGAAGATGCTGCCCAGGTTGCTGTGGCATCTCTACATGGAGGTAAACTGGAATACTGATGGTCTGCCTTGACTTTCCTGCCTGTTACTTTTgtgctacaaaataaaagaaaggcGAACGTGCAGCACTTGAACGTACTCACACACCCTCTGTGTCTGCCCTCTAGCCGACCATGTGGCTTTTAGTTGTGACGTCTCCAAGGAGCAGGAGGTGCAGAAAACCTTTGACAGCATCCAGAAAACCTGCGGAAACATCTCTTATCTTGTGAATGCAGCTGGCATCAACAAGTGATGAGACACTTAGGCAGTGGCTCTGCTCAGcactgtataaatatacatagaTAAAATGTCATACAACACTGAACGTTCCAGTTGACGCCGTCTCTTTGTTCAGGGATGCTCTGTTACTGAGGACCAAGCCAGAGGAGATGGTGGCTCTGCTTCACATCAACCTGCTGGGCACCATGCTCACCTGCAGGGCAGCACTGCGCAGCATGTTGCACATCCAGGGAGCAGCCATTGTTAATATAGGTACTATTAGTACCTGTACTATTGGTACCTAGTAGCATTAGTATTATGCTTCCAGATTGGTCACTAGAGGGCGATGTATGACGTTACCACTGACTGTAGAATCACtccactttttaaatgttactgtaaaagACCATACTGGTATCAATTTTAACCCAACTAGTAGAAATTACTCTCAACCTATGTTTTCAGTTATATTAGTATCAAAAGGTAAAAAACGTGAAATCGCTCATGTCACACTTTTAACTAGTGACTTCCTTTATACCAAAGTAGTCTCAGTGGGTGTCTGTTTCTTGTTTGCAGGCTCTGTTGTGGGTCTGAAAGGGAATGCTGggcagtgtgtgtacagtgccAGTAAAGCCGGTCTGGAGGGCTTCACACGCTCACTGGCTAAAGAAGTTGCTTCACGAGACATCAGGGTTAACCTCCTGGCTCCGGGTACAGCACAACTCCATCTTTTTACGTCACCCTTCCCCCCTCCTCTggcttttcttttcctgtccCAGCTTCTGGCCTCTTATGTGTCCTTTTTATGGCCTTTCTCATCTTCCTGCCCTCTTTCATTTCTAGGTTTCATCCGCACTGACATGACATCAGGGCTAAACGAGGAGAATGAGGTGCGTTCTGTTCCACTGGGGAGATTCGGCGAGCCGGAGGAGGTAGCCAAGGCTGCCCTCTTCCTTTTGGAGTCTTCCTATATAACAGGACAGGTGCTGGTGGTGGATGGAGGGCTGCAGCTGGCCATGTAGGGAATGTGGGTTttctctggttttctgcattcatttgttattaaaatatgatttgatcttcatctaagtcaagagtatgaACAAATATGATGAGGCTAAAGTaataacagaagaaaaagtatttcatgtctttattgagaacttCAAGAATTGATTACTTATTGACCCTaattgtagactggtgaattaCAAAGTCCTTTGTAGCTTTATGTCAATGATCAATTattgatcgtagatcctctgaaagcttctctTCGAATGACTCACGTAAGCgcattcttctcttttttacttttcctttagCACTATGacgtttttatggttgttttttttaattattattttaagcacattatatttgttaatactcttgaaatagatgaagatcagataatgttTGACCAATCAAAACTGTGACAGAGGAGCATGTGAAagtgtcactttgtttttttctgtaacattttatGTCTTGTTTTGAAAATTTGTGAGTGGTGAAGAAATGTAACAAGGCTTCAAGTGCTTCTGTGTGGCCACATTAAATTCAGACTCATGTCTGTGAAGCTGTAGAAGCGTCAGGTTGTGTTTTATagtgtttattttcttatcttttgACAAATGTCTAGAGagtaacaaaaatgaaaaaaaattaataataatgtaaaaaggGAGGTGCCCACTTTCTGCTGAGTCACCGAATCCACCCACAGTGGTCGTGGCCTGATGCGTGTGACAGCGGGTCGTGACTAACACTGCTGACTCCAGAGTGTCTGGCCCAGTCCAGACCTTGGTTCCCCTGAGGTCTTAAATTTATCAGTAGATCAACGCTGTTGATCTTTTTCCATGAGTGCAAAGCGTTCCAACACTGGTCGTGACGTTCGTGTTTTGTTCCCCCACCTCCCGCAGGGGAGGCCCCCACCACAGGCACATGTTGGCCTGTCCACCAGCCGCCCCCCTGAGTCCACCTCTGGTAGAGGTAGAGGGGCCAGGCATGTTAGGCTGCAGCTGGAGGAAATTAGAGGtagtggtggaggtggggaggggTATTTTTAGCCCTGAGAATGTTTTGAGTGTCTGGTTACAGCTCTACTCCACTGTGTCGTAGTGTGGACGGATGGGGTTGGAGGTGTCTGTCATGATTAGTGATGAGATCTGAACTTCTCTGTTGCTTGATTTTGGAAGATCATCATTGaatgtgctctctctctctcttttatgtACACTTGCATCCTGAGCGTTGTGTTCTCTATTTAAGGATTAGATGACATTAAACCCTGACTTTAGTAAGAATGGT
This genomic window from Anabas testudineus chromosome 4, fAnaTes1.2, whole genome shotgun sequence contains:
- the cbr4 gene encoding carbonyl reductase family member 4; its protein translation is MSRLAVVCGGSRGIGRAVSRLLAERGCRLAVVSRNEDAAQVAVASLHGADHVAFSCDVSKEQEVQKTFDSIQKTCGNISYLVNAAGINKDALLLRTKPEEMVALLHINLLGTMLTCRAALRSMLHIQGAAIVNIGSVVGLKGNAGQCVYSASKAGLEGFTRSLAKEVASRDIRVNLLAPGFIRTDMTSGLNEENEVRSVPLGRFGEPEEVAKAALFLLESSYITGQVLVVDGGLQLAM